In Macaca mulatta isolate MMU2019108-1 chromosome 16, T2T-MMU8v2.0, whole genome shotgun sequence, the sequence ATACCTGTCGTCTAAAGCCTACTCATGTCACTGTCCCCCATCCCTCCCAAAAAAGGCTGGGCGACCCACAGCCCGGGCTGTGGCACCCACGTTACAAACGGTGGTATGAAGTACATAGGCAGCGTCATTCAGCTCAGTTTCAATACCAGGTTTAAACTCTGGACACGGCTTATTGCAGCTGGAGGAGTCCAGGGCTAACATGTGGACTCGGAAGAAGAAGCCGTCGGGGGTGAGGTACAGGCGGTTCATCTTGTACAGCCCGTCCCGATCCACCAGCAGGGTCACCAGCCGGATGCCCGCGCCCAGCACGTCCACGTCGTGCACGATCCCGTTCACCGCTGTTTCCAAAAAACAGTTTGGAGAAGAGCATTACCCCGAGCTCCTCTCCCAGTCCCCCGGGAGGTGGTTTTTAGCAACCGCGAAACGGCCCGCACGGGTCGGGCGCCCTGGGATCTCGCAGGCGGGCTTCTCTGGGGCTCGGAAACGCTCGCGGGGCGGCGGCGCGGCGGCCAGGCTCACCGAATTCGCTCTCGCAGAACGCCTCCCGTTCGTCCAGGTCGGATCGGCAGGCGCGCGCGCAGGGCTCGGCGCCGGGCTCCGCGTCCCTCTGCGGCGGGCTGAGGTCGAAGCTGAGGGTGAAGCGCGGCAGCGGCGCGGGCGCGGGCGCCGGGCCTGGGGCCAGCGCGGCGGCGCGCGGCCGGTTGGGATGGGCGTGGCCGGCGGAGCCCTCGGCGGCGCGCGCGGGCGGCCGGGCGGCGGGGAAGCGCAGAGCCCGTGAGCGCGCGCGTCGCGGGGCGTCCTCCAACGCGGGCCCGCGGCGCGGCGACGCGCGGTTCTCGGCTTGCGCGAGGCTCGGACCCGGCGGGCCGGCGGGCGCGCGTGCGGCCTCCCGGAAGCTGGCCTGGTTGTCGGCCGGCGGCGGGGGCTTCCGGCGCCGCGGGTCAGGCCAGGGGCGGGCGGCGGGGGCGTCCTCGGCCGCGCGCGGCCGCCGCGGGGCCTCAGGGAGTGGCTGCGCGCGGGGCCCCGGTGTCTCCTCCGCGCTCGGGAAGCCGCGGGAGTCTGGCTTTCTGCTGTGCGGCGGCGAGGCtgtggggagagaagaggagaggcgGGAAGGCGGTGGGGGAGGAGAAGCAGTGAGGGGAGGCCGTCGGGGAAAGCCGAG encodes:
- the C16H17orf58 gene encoding UPF0450 protein C17orf58 homolog isoform X1, with product MTARAFWLLCLIVGSSPEAPVAERKTSPPHSRKPDSRGFPSAEETPGPRAQPLPEAPRRPRAAEDAPAARPWPDPRRRKPPPPADNQASFREAARAPAGPPGPSLAQAENRASPRRGPALEDAPRRARSRALRFPAARPPARAAEGSAGHAHPNRPRAAALAPGPAPAPAPLPRFTLSFDLSPPQRDAEPGAEPCARACRSDLDEREAFCESEFAVNGIVHDVDVLGAGIRLVTLLVDRDGLYKMNRLYLTPDGFFFRVHMLALDSSSCNKPCPEFKPGSRYIVMGHIYHKRRQLPTALLQVLRGHLRPGDGLLRSSSSYVKRFNRKREGQIQGAIHNQCI